A portion of the Rhipicephalus sanguineus isolate Rsan-2018 unplaced genomic scaffold, BIME_Rsan_1.4 Seq826, whole genome shotgun sequence genome contains these proteins:
- the LOC119378407 gene encoding uncharacterized protein LOC119378407 has translation MAGQPVLAVAIRLGISEQELAERLADRFTALPLARPAAISTTPAPKPPQSHHPAWTASQIAALCQEPIFEYVLNAALARTKRRSAPGADGITYQMLRNLDLAARQRLLRAFNDVWQSGTLPEAWLTAVVVPVRKHGRPGAAIASYRPISLTSAACKLMEAIALARLSWIAGATEFLSEQQTGFRCHRCTADSIADVVSTLEEARSKGEVALLVLLDVQSAFEGLPHMVIESALDALGITGFLRAFISAFLDGRTLRVRIGRAVGDPSSVTAGVAQGSVLSTFLFNLVLAGLPEMLPVDNRYPTQCSLYAEDVALWTEALLVHPRVAARRAIRKLVLGDRPIPWSKAVTYLGLRIDHRLTWIPAVKLATFKATKVQTAVGKLLSRGQGCTPRLALQLYQGAATAAQTYALPLVHLAQHRKEQLERQHRMAIRRFMGLPRQSPVAASLAEAQTWPLSLLMLRQALHHVDRLHRAPGGDALLRRLRSRPASQMGQICALYEELVPAAPCPIQPPPPHQQPLDSAVAKLHARLRGHLLVFTDGSVRDSPRSAAAACVIPTTGTTIRCRLPFHASSTAAELAGLHLSADYLAAMPPQLPVAILL, from the exons atggcgGGGCAACCCGTACTTGCAGTGGCCATCCGCTTGGGCATCAGTGAGCAAGAACTGGCAGAACGGCTGGCCGATCGCTTCACGGCACTGCCATTAGCCCGACCTGCGGCCATCAGCACCACGCCTGCCCCCAAGCCGCCGCAAAGCCACCACCCTGCCTGGACTGCCAGCCAAATTGCAGCTCTATGCCAGGAGCCCATTTTCGAGTACGTGCTGAATGCTGCTCTGGCCAGAACCAAGCGCCGAAGTGCCCCCGGCGCCGACGGCATCACATACCAGATGCTGCGTAACCTGGATTTGGCTGCCCGACAACGCCTGTTGAGGGCTTTCAATGACGTTTGGCAGAGTGGCACCCTACCTGAGGCCTGGCTGACTGCTGTGGTGGTGCCCGTCCGGAAACATGGTCGCCCTGGTGCAGCCATTGCATcctacaggcccatctctctcacctCTGCTGCCTGCAAGCTCATGGAAGCCATAGCTCTGGCACGCTTGAGTTGGATTGCTGGGGCAACGGAGTTCCTATCAGAGCAGCAGACaggcttccggtgccaccgctgcACAGCAGACTCAATTGCGGACGTCGTCTCCACCCTGGAGGAGGCCAGGAGCAAAGGCGAGGTGGCCCTCCTTGTACTGCTGGATGTCCAAAGCGCTTTTGAAGGCTTGCCACATATGGTCATAGAGAGTGCTCTGGACGCACTTGGCATAACGGGCTTTCTCCGTGCTTTCATCAGTGCCTTCTTAGACGGACGGACCCTCCGGGTTAGAATTGGGCGCGCGGTCGGCGATCCAAGCTCAGTGACAGCCGGCGTCGCACAAGGTTCTGTCCTGAGCACCTTTTTGTTCAACTTGGTGCTGGCAGGGCTACCTGAAATGCTACCGGTTGACAAtcgctaccccacgcagtgctccTTGTACGCAGAAGACGTGGCACTGTGG ACGGAGGCGCTGCTGGTTCACCCCAGAGTCGCTGCGCGGAGGGCCATCCGAAAGCTTGTGTTGGGAGACCGGCCAATCCCGTGGAGCAAGGCGGTGACGTACCTGGGGCTAAGGATCGATCACCGCCTCACCTGGATACCAGCCGTCAAACTCGCGACCTTCAAGGCAACCAAAGTTCAGACTGCTGTGGGCAAGCTGTTGAGCAGGGGCCAAGGGTGCACCCCGCGACTGGCACTTCAGCTCTACCAGGGGGCTGCAACGGCAGCGCAAACCTACGCACTGCCCCTGGTGCATTTGGCGCAACACCGCAAGGAGCAGTTGGAGCGGCAACACCGCATGGCGATTCGGCGCTTCATGGGACTCCCGCGCCAGTCGCCCGTGGCTGCTTCATTGGCAGAGGCCCAGACGTGGCCTCTGTCTCTCCTTATGCTGCGACAGGCGCTGCATCATGTGGACCGTCTCCACAGGGCTCCAGGGGGCGATGCCCTCCTACGGAGACTGCGGAGCCGACCAGCTTCACAGATGGGACAAATCTGCGCACTCTATGAAGAACTGGTGCCCGCGGCTCCCTGTCCTATCCAGCCCCCTCCACCACAccagcagcctctggac TCAGCCGTGGCGAAACTCCACGCCAGGCTGCGGGGGCACCTCCTGGTGTTCACGGACGGATCTGTCCGGGACAGCCCCCGCTCGGCCGCGGCTGCCTGTGTCATACCCACGACTGGGACGACCATCCGGTGCCGCCTTCCCTTccacgccagctccactgcagcagAATTGGCTGGCCTTCACTTGTCAGCCGACTATCTCGCTGCTATGCCACcccagctgcccgtggcgatcctGTTGTAG